From the genome of Prevotella herbatica, one region includes:
- a CDS encoding M56 family metallopeptidase produces the protein MAIYLLKVNIALILLYGFYRLMTSKDTFFALRRATLWTIYLISLTIPLLNIEYWIKDSDTTVSMANSYATSILPTMMTYANAPSITWKDIILYVYIAVVTIMLLNFILQLGTIVYMACKHKKISINGTMLHILKSKDGPFSFFKWIFVNTEGLCDDELNEIIIHERTHVNQWHSFDSIMSELFCIFCWFNPFTWLMKRDVRINLEFLADESVLTEGNARKAYQYHLLGLAYHSSKTNIANNFNVLPLKKRIKMMNKRRTKEIVKTKYLLFAPLAAALLIVSNIDSVARSLSEKIPEIAKISNVTKGLLESGVTQSKASTVADLVNNAVDNQAQDAKIINIKGTVVNENGIPVPGALVVINGTKKGVVSDVKGNFSLNDVSDDKTISIQYVGFADMTFHAGDAINGMKITLKNDNSESNDEDKVYNAVDKMPSFPGGSKKMLEYFTKNIKNQENSTKSGHIIVAFTVNKDGSIYGAHIVHSINPELDNEALQAVNNMPNWEPGINKGKAVKTMFTIPVPVGKVSPVSFPEKKNCIYIIDGKELPEGEDIDGTLKPSDIKSITVMKSEDGKAKVYIKTFK, from the coding sequence ATGGCTATATACCTATTAAAAGTAAATATCGCTCTGATTCTGTTATATGGATTCTATCGGCTAATGACAAGCAAAGACACATTCTTTGCATTGCGACGTGCCACTCTGTGGACAATATATCTTATATCATTAACTATTCCATTACTTAACATTGAATACTGGATTAAAGACTCCGATACCACAGTTAGTATGGCAAACAGTTATGCCACAAGTATATTACCAACAATGATGACGTATGCCAATGCTCCGTCAATAACATGGAAAGACATTATACTATATGTTTATATAGCCGTGGTAACGATCATGTTACTAAACTTTATTTTACAACTTGGAACTATCGTATATATGGCATGCAAACATAAAAAAATAAGCATCAATGGCACAATGCTCCACATACTGAAAAGCAAAGACGGACCATTCTCTTTCTTCAAATGGATATTTGTAAATACGGAAGGACTATGTGATGATGAACTTAATGAAATAATAATACATGAACGTACACACGTAAATCAGTGGCACTCTTTTGACAGCATAATGTCGGAACTGTTTTGCATATTCTGCTGGTTTAATCCTTTTACATGGTTAATGAAACGTGATGTACGTATTAATTTGGAATTTTTAGCCGATGAAAGTGTATTGACTGAAGGCAACGCGCGCAAAGCCTATCAGTACCACTTACTAGGTTTGGCATATCATTCGTCAAAAACGAATATTGCCAATAACTTTAATGTTTTACCTCTTAAAAAAAGAATTAAAATGATGAACAAACGTAGGACTAAGGAAATAGTTAAGACTAAGTATCTGCTTTTTGCGCCACTTGCCGCCGCATTACTTATTGTAAGTAATATCGACTCTGTTGCTCGTTCTCTAAGTGAGAAAATTCCTGAGATCGCAAAAATATCAAATGTAACAAAAGGATTACTTGAGTCAGGAGTTACCCAAAGCAAGGCTTCAACTGTAGCAGACTTAGTTAATAACGCTGTTGATAATCAAGCCCAAGATGCAAAGATTATCAATATAAAAGGAACTGTTGTTAATGAAAACGGCATTCCAGTACCAGGTGCACTAGTTGTGATAAATGGTACTAAGAAGGGTGTTGTATCTGATGTTAAAGGAAACTTTTCTTTAAATGATGTTTCTGATGACAAAACTATCTCAATACAATATGTAGGCTTCGCTGATATGACATTCCATGCAGGAGATGCAATAAACGGAATGAAAATTACTTTAAAGAATGACAACAGTGAATCAAACGATGAAGATAAAGTTTACAATGCTGTAGACAAGATGCCTAGTTTTCCAGGTGGCTCTAAGAAGATGTTGGAATACTTTACCAAGAACATAAAGAATCAAGAAAATTCCACAAAGTCTGGCCATATTATAGTCGCATTCACAGTTAACAAAGACGGCTCGATTTATGGTGCTCATATTGTACATAGCATAAATCCAGAATTGGACAACGAGGCTTTGCAAGCTGTGAACAATATGCCAAACTGGGAACCTGGCATTAACAAAGGTAAGGCAGTGAAGACAATGTTTACCATTCCTGTACCCGTAGGCAAAGTAAGCCCTGTATCATTTCCTGAAAAGAAAAACTGCATATACATAATAGATGGAAAAGAACTACCTGAAGGTGAAGATATTGATGGAACTTTAAAACCATCTGACATTAAATCTATTACCGTTATGAAGTCTGAAGACGGAAAGGCTAAAGTGTATATAAAGACATTTAAATAA
- a CDS encoding BlaI/MecI/CopY family transcriptional regulator, translating to MEKLTKQEEEVMRYVWKLGRCAVKQVVDEIPEPKPPYTTVASIVNNLKRKNFVKSERDGKGYLYTPSIDEGEYKRRFMNGFVHDYFKNSFKEMVSFFAKEEKISEDELKDIIKEIEKGE from the coding sequence ATGGAAAAACTAACAAAGCAAGAAGAAGAAGTAATGAGATATGTATGGAAGTTAGGCCGCTGCGCTGTAAAACAAGTAGTGGATGAAATTCCAGAACCCAAACCACCGTACACAACTGTGGCTTCTATTGTGAACAACTTGAAAAGAAAGAACTTCGTAAAATCTGAGCGTGATGGTAAAGGATATCTTTACACCCCATCCATTGATGAAGGCGAATACAAACGCCGATTCATGAATGGTTTTGTACATGACTATTTTAAAAATTCATTTAAAGAAATGGTTTCTTTTTTTGCTAAAGAAGAAAAAATATCAGAAGATGAACTGAAAGATATTATTAAGGAAATAGAGAAAGGAGAATAG
- a CDS encoding GNAT family N-acetyltransferase, with the protein MIKITNAVKQQADKIARYIMLAMNHECCKNFVGSTHTLEDFHNMMTRLVAREDSQYSYKNTLVALDEDSENVIGICVSYDGADLHRLRKAFIEEAIKEFGIDYSGIDDETEKGELYIDSLAVDERYRNMGIASALLKATCEKADSLKIPSAGLLVDCGNPKAELLYRKLGFKYLNDTAWGGHKMKHLQKTNH; encoded by the coding sequence ATGATTAAAATAACAAATGCTGTTAAACAACAAGCTGATAAAATAGCAAGATACATAATGTTGGCGATGAACCATGAATGTTGCAAGAACTTTGTAGGTAGCACACATACGCTTGAGGATTTTCACAATATGATGACAAGACTTGTGGCAAGAGAGGACTCACAATATTCATATAAAAACACATTAGTAGCTTTGGATGAAGATTCAGAAAATGTTATTGGAATATGTGTAAGCTATGATGGAGCAGATCTACATAGACTGAGAAAGGCTTTTATAGAAGAGGCGATAAAAGAATTCGGTATTGACTATTCTGGAATTGACGACGAAACGGAGAAAGGCGAGCTTTATATAGACAGCTTAGCTGTTGACGAAAGATACCGCAATATGGGGATTGCTTCTGCCCTATTGAAAGCTACTTGCGAAAAAGCAGATAGTCTAAAGATCCCATCAGCAGGATTACTTGTAGATTGTGGTAATCCAAAAGCCGAACTACTATATAGAAAACTCGGCTTTAAATATTTGAATGATACAGCTTGGGGAGGACATAAAATGAAACACTTACAAAAAACGAATCACTAA
- a CDS encoding FMN-binding protein: MTKRFNAIVTALSACAMIAVMVSAMPNDNVISRENDTVIVNTQQLGKNIKGFRGNTPIKIFIRKNKVVKIETMPNHETPQFFGKAKTLLDQFNGQTVSKAVKMNVDGVSGATYSSEALKKNVKLGLEYYKKNK; the protein is encoded by the coding sequence ATGACTAAAAGATTCAATGCAATTGTAACAGCTTTGTCTGCTTGTGCAATGATAGCGGTAATGGTAAGTGCCATGCCTAACGACAACGTTATTTCACGTGAGAATGACACCGTAATTGTAAATACTCAGCAATTAGGTAAGAACATAAAGGGATTCAGAGGTAACACTCCTATTAAAATTTTCATCCGTAAGAATAAGGTTGTAAAGATTGAGACTATGCCAAATCACGAAACTCCTCAATTCTTTGGCAAAGCAAAGACTTTACTAGATCAGTTTAATGGTCAGACGGTTTCAAAGGCTGTCAAGATGAATGTTGACGGAGTAAGCGGTGCAACCTATTCTTCGGAAGCACTGAAGAAAAATGTAAAACTAGGTCTTGAATATTACAAGAAGAATAAATAA